The genomic interval gcatcgagtttgggctcgttcgttttgtattgatgagtattttaattctatatagtaatcagggtctaatgatggagctggaaggtaattcgcaataaaacgacacaatcgcatcaagtttgggtttggttcaattttaatttctgtgaggggtctgggtgttaatatgtataataagtttgtatttacaaaaaaaaatgtatttaagtatgtttttatccgttttctagtgagcggacactgtgaatgtacgtcacgcggggtcacgtgaccgtcgacgggactcaatatttaagcgaactttaaatgcctataaaatcataactattgggtatttttgaatgaaataaaaactaatgtatttataaatgtaaaagcttaactgtaacataggtttcaagtgattttgcatacctagtaacattctcaatttgtTGTCCCTAAAAATTACAACATTTTGTTTGCAATGCTTAAGATGTCAAAGTAAGTAAGCATATACTCGTAGAAAACATAAAGCTGCCACATTCAGGACCGGTTGTTgcggaaatccttgagggacaTCTTTGTACATGAACTTctttggctgaaatgttgatgatgatgatgatgataaaaggtACCGTAGTACTACATTGTACACTCAAGTCTTAttcttacttatttttcacataCATGCAATATTCTCTACTTTTTGCAAAAATGTTATTCAGGGAAACCTAAGTGGGAAACAACTTAGTTTGTAGTGGTATTGAGGAAAAACTGAGATGGTATAATAAAATGACTAGGTTTTAGTGAAAATCTTTACAAGAACAGCCTGTAGATTTTCCTTTTCTctatatacatattattataggttcgtagtttttttttacagagacgagtaaacattttgttattataGATATTGGACTGATATTCGTTGTTAAAGATAATGATAATTATATAgatcgataggtaatttaaaaacattttaaagtaatatttataGAATTCGCGAATTGTTAAAAAAGTTACGCAGTGTTCAATAACAATGAAAAATTCATAGATTTTAGTGAGACCTTTTGTAAATTGAATTAAAACGCCATTTGTGTCAAATTAACGCTAATGATGTAGTGTGCCTCTATATTACCATAAAACACCTATAAAGTATTGTCTCGAGCAAGTTTTTCGAAATAATGTACGAAATATATGGATGAGTCTGTTGACGGAAGGACGAGCGAAGGCTGATCGCCTCTATGATCTAATTCTGTGCTCGGGCGTGGTCGCGGCGATATATCACCGTGTGATCCAAATAAGTCGATCTGAATGCCAGCTtaacaaataaaatttacattttctgCAATTCGACTCAATAGATTCTTGCAATAAATACTCCATTTTCGATTTTGACGACTGTataaaaagatacagcaggagTTGGACTGTATCATTCGATTCTTTAACGATAACCATGAAGTCTGTAGCGGTGAGTTTTAGTGATTTTCCAGTTTGATTTGCAAATTGTAGGATTTGATAAGCCGGATTGTTGGATACAAAATATGATTCCTTGCTTTTAGGCAAAAAGTTGATCTGCGATCCTGATTTTGGATGGACTGTTTTGGggtcatacattttaatttttaggcTGACATTAGTGTTTTAGAATAGTATTAATGAGTTTGGTTAATGACTCTAGTTTTTCTTGACAGATTGCTTTTCTGGCATTGGCCTTGCTGAACTTCAGTACTGCTGAAGACGACGGTCAATACCACCCAGGAAAGTATGGGACTGACGACGGTAGCTACAAACCCACTAACGAAGGTCGCTACTACGGAGCTAAGGATAGGACCTACAAATACTACAGCACCGTAGACAACAGATATTTCGACAGCGTGATCACGCCGAACGGCAAATACGACTCTATCTACTCCGCGTATCAACCAGTCATTGTTAAGGCACAGACTCCGTATCAGCAGATATTGACTCCCTTCGTCAACTATGAAGCCGAAAGCGGGTAATTATTCCTGAATAATAATGGGTTTTAGAACACTCAGtcgtgataatattttttttactttagtcAAAGAATTGGTAAatgctttggagttttgatgcTTACATTTCACATCTAAGCGTATTGCCTATTAAAGATGAGCAGGGACATTATTTTAGAACTCCTCACTTTAAACTAATAGATATTTGAGGCAATCTAATCAATATGAATTACTTTCGTATTTCTCACAAACTTTTTTTGTAGCTACGAGTATAATGACTACTTACTTTCTTGAAACACCTTGAATCAAAACTAACACACATAGTAATTAGTTAAGTGAGTTGAgattaatgtttgttttttctatttcaGTTTCGAACAATACCCATTCGGATCTTCATTGTCTGCTGTCACCTACCGGCCTCCAGTGGTGCCTGTGGTGTCTACGATTAGCCCTGTAGTGTCTTCAGTAGCTCCCGTGGTATCGACGGTCAGCCCCATCGCGTATGCGTCGACGCCTAGGCCCGTAGTGTACTCCGCTCCAGTGAAGCCATTCGTGTACTCTGCTACACCAAAACCGATTGTATACTCGGCTGCACCGAAATCTGTCGTGATCGCTCCTAAAGCAGTACCAGTGAGCGTTCCCGTTTATGCTAAAGCTCACCCTTATTCAAACGAGGCCTACGCCAGAATCATCAAGCAGGATACCGACGTCGACGCCAACTCTTATCGCTACTTATATGAAACCGAAAATGGTATTGCAGCCCAGGAGGTAGGCGTTGTGGACGCCGTTAATGGAGGAGGAACCAGAGCAAGTGGTTTTTACGAATACGTGGGCGACGATGGTCTGAAGTACCGAGTGGACTACACGGCCGACGAAAACGGCTTCCACCCCAGAGGCGCGCATTTACCTTAAGAATATTTTTGACgatgta from Ostrinia nubilalis chromosome 4, ilOstNubi1.1, whole genome shotgun sequence carries:
- the LOC135071112 gene encoding uncharacterized protein LOC135071112 translates to MKSVAIAFLALALLNFSTAEDDGQYHPGKYGTDDGSYKPTNEGRYYGAKDRTYKYYSTVDNRYFDSVITPNGKYDSIYSAYQPVIVKAQTPYQQILTPFVNYEAESGFEQYPFGSSLSAVTYRPPVVPVVSTISPVVSSVAPVVSTVSPIAYASTPRPVVYSAPVKPFVYSATPKPIVYSAAPKSVVIAPKAVPVSVPVYAKAHPYSNEAYARIIKQDTDVDANSYRYLYETENGIAAQEVGVVDAVNGGGTRASGFYEYVGDDGLKYRVDYTADENGFHPRGAHLP